In Chitinibacter sp. SCUT-21, a single genomic region encodes these proteins:
- a CDS encoding D-amino acid dehydrogenase, with amino-acid sequence MRVIVIGAGVIGVTSAFYLQRAGHQVTVLEQHRAAAQETSYANAGQISPGYAAPWAAPGIPLKAMKWLLQDHSPLRIHPQSDAFQWQWLAKMLANCTLDAYQRNKNRMVPLAEYSRDQLKLLREQTQIQYEGRTLGTLQIFRQAKQLENGRRDAELLAQMGVAHQLLDRNGIIEAEPALAHIADQLVGALRLPNDETGDCQLFTQQLAQLAASEGAVFRFASSALNLRTQKGRIHEVLVAGETLQADAVVIAAGCASRQLAQQLGLDLPVYPVKGYSITVPLTNVNAAPCSTVMDETYKIALTRFDQRLRVGGMAELAGYNKNINPRRIATLKMVAQSLFPQAGDLTQAQPWAGLRPMTPDGTPLIGATSIGNLWLNTGHGTLGWTMACGSAKVLADLISGQRPEIPTEQLSLARYA; translated from the coding sequence ATGCGTGTTATTGTTATTGGAGCCGGCGTCATCGGGGTCACCAGCGCCTTTTACTTACAGCGCGCCGGCCACCAAGTCACTGTCTTGGAGCAACACCGCGCTGCAGCACAAGAAACCAGCTATGCCAATGCCGGGCAAATCTCGCCCGGTTATGCTGCGCCGTGGGCTGCGCCTGGCATTCCGCTTAAAGCGATGAAATGGTTATTGCAAGATCACAGCCCACTGCGCATTCATCCGCAAAGCGATGCTTTTCAGTGGCAATGGCTAGCTAAAATGCTCGCCAACTGCACGCTTGATGCGTACCAACGCAATAAAAACCGTATGGTCCCCCTGGCAGAATATAGCCGTGATCAACTCAAACTTTTACGCGAACAAACCCAGATTCAGTATGAAGGCCGCACACTTGGCACCCTACAGATTTTCCGCCAGGCCAAGCAACTAGAAAATGGCCGTAGAGATGCAGAGTTACTAGCCCAAATGGGGGTAGCCCATCAGTTACTTGATCGCAACGGTATCATTGAAGCCGAACCAGCCCTTGCGCATATTGCAGACCAATTAGTGGGTGCACTGCGACTGCCCAACGATGAAACTGGCGACTGCCAACTCTTTACCCAACAATTGGCCCAACTCGCCGCCAGCGAAGGTGCCGTTTTCCGCTTCGCAAGCAGTGCACTCAATTTGAGAACGCAAAAAGGGCGCATACATGAAGTCCTAGTCGCGGGCGAAACACTGCAGGCCGATGCTGTAGTCATTGCGGCGGGCTGCGCGTCTCGTCAACTAGCCCAGCAACTTGGTCTAGATTTACCCGTCTACCCAGTTAAAGGCTATTCGATTACGGTACCCCTCACCAATGTCAACGCCGCACCGTGCTCGACGGTCATGGATGAAACCTACAAGATTGCACTCACTCGCTTTGATCAGCGACTACGGGTTGGGGGTATGGCCGAATTGGCGGGGTACAACAAAAACATTAATCCTCGCCGGATTGCGACCCTCAAAATGGTGGCCCAATCCTTGTTTCCGCAGGCAGGGGATTTAACTCAGGCCCAACCATGGGCGGGATTACGACCCATGACACCTGACGGCACCCCGCTAATTGGTGCAACTTCGATCGGGAATTTATGGCTCAACACAGGACATGGCACGCTCGGGTGGACCATGGCCTGTGGCTCAGCGAAAGTACTCGCCGACCTTATCAGCGGGCAACGTCCCGAGATTCCAACCGAACAGCTCAGCTTAGCTCGATATGCTTAG
- a CDS encoding BCCT family transporter yields MTHTAKPRHTFSMPVLIPSLALIIALIAFTTLAPQVAETNFVAAQNWITVHFSWFYTLAVSGFFIFLVGLAISDYGSIRLGADDSEPEFSLGSWLAMLFAAGMGIGLMYYGVGEPLQHYVNPPLAQGQTLAGASEAMTSTFLHWGFHAWAIYGLVGLVLAYFGFRYNLPLTLSSGLYPLLRERVNGPAGHTVNVFALCCTLFGLAPSVGLGSVQLAAGIHQLTGWDTSGLAVQLALIATVIILAGISASTGLGKGVRRLSELNLLLAVILLLFVLFAGPTLFLLGAFGDNVGNYLSQFLNLTFRGFTYTPTQSEGWFSGWTILYWAWWISWSPFVGLFIARISRGRTIREFITGVIIIPSIFTFIWMTVFGNSVIWLDMNVAQGALAATAGNVDALLFSFFSYLPFSNIASIISMMLILVFFVTSADSGALMLDGLSSKDPANSPIWQRLFWAILLGLTAGTLLSAGGQKALMTMTLIAALPFAFIMILLAFSLWLGLVADQRHSRQKFTPASSFWTGQHWKQRLEQILHQPSSDDVARFIRDTVSPALNEVAQEMQQRGQEAKIITHDDGGISLCVPQPNLRDFIYGVRAHARPVASFALRDTNIPASERQYTYEPVTFFADGRRGYDIEYLRKEELIADVLKQYERYLSLSHSQNTHLINTTPEHQPSSS; encoded by the coding sequence ATGACCCACACCGCCAAGCCTCGGCACACATTTAGTATGCCGGTGCTGATTCCAAGCCTTGCGCTGATCATTGCCTTAATTGCCTTTACCACCCTTGCGCCCCAAGTTGCCGAAACGAATTTCGTCGCGGCGCAAAATTGGATTACCGTCCATTTTTCGTGGTTTTACACGCTTGCCGTTTCTGGTTTCTTTATTTTTCTCGTCGGGCTGGCGATTAGTGATTACGGCAGTATCCGCCTCGGGGCCGATGATTCAGAGCCTGAATTTAGCCTTGGATCTTGGCTTGCAATGCTATTTGCGGCGGGGATGGGCATCGGCTTGATGTATTACGGCGTAGGCGAGCCATTACAACACTACGTCAACCCACCATTGGCGCAAGGCCAAACCTTGGCAGGCGCAAGCGAAGCCATGACCAGCACCTTTTTACACTGGGGCTTTCACGCTTGGGCGATTTATGGCTTGGTGGGCTTGGTATTGGCCTATTTTGGCTTTCGCTACAATCTGCCACTCACACTGAGTTCTGGGCTGTATCCGCTGCTACGCGAGCGTGTGAATGGCCCAGCGGGACATACCGTCAATGTATTTGCGCTGTGTTGCACACTATTTGGCCTAGCGCCGTCGGTCGGTTTGGGTTCCGTGCAATTAGCGGCCGGTATTCATCAACTAACAGGTTGGGACACAAGCGGTTTAGCCGTGCAACTGGCGCTAATTGCGACCGTGATTATTTTGGCGGGTATTTCAGCCTCAACCGGGCTAGGCAAAGGCGTGCGTCGACTCTCAGAATTAAACCTGTTACTCGCAGTGATTTTGCTATTGTTTGTCCTATTCGCGGGGCCGACACTATTTTTGCTCGGCGCATTTGGTGACAATGTCGGCAATTACCTGAGCCAATTTTTGAATCTGACCTTCCGTGGCTTTACCTATACCCCGACGCAAAGTGAAGGCTGGTTTAGCGGCTGGACCATCTTGTATTGGGCATGGTGGATTTCTTGGTCACCTTTTGTCGGCTTATTTATTGCCCGTATTTCACGCGGCCGCACCATTCGTGAATTTATTACCGGCGTGATCATTATCCCGAGTATTTTCACCTTCATCTGGATGACGGTATTTGGCAATAGTGTGATTTGGCTCGATATGAACGTTGCCCAAGGCGCGCTGGCGGCCACCGCTGGCAATGTCGATGCGCTGTTATTTAGCTTCTTCTCCTACCTGCCATTTTCGAATATCGCCTCGATTATTTCGATGATGCTGATTTTGGTCTTTTTCGTTACATCCGCGGATTCGGGCGCCTTGATGCTCGATGGCTTGTCGTCGAAAGACCCTGCCAATTCACCGATCTGGCAGCGCTTATTCTGGGCGATTTTACTCGGCCTAACCGCTGGGACCTTACTTAGCGCAGGTGGGCAAAAAGCCTTGATGACGATGACCCTGATCGCCGCGCTGCCATTTGCCTTTATTATGATTTTATTGGCATTCTCACTGTGGTTGGGCTTAGTGGCCGATCAGCGTCATTCGCGCCAAAAATTCACGCCAGCTAGCTCATTCTGGACCGGCCAACACTGGAAGCAACGTCTGGAGCAGATTTTGCACCAACCAAGCAGCGATGATGTGGCGCGCTTTATTCGCGATACCGTCAGCCCAGCGCTGAATGAAGTGGCACAAGAAATGCAGCAGCGTGGCCAGGAAGCCAAGATCATCACGCACGATGATGGCGGAATTTCATTATGCGTACCACAACCGAATCTGCGTGACTTTATTTATGGTGTTCGCGCCCATGCCCGCCCGGTAGCCAGCTTTGCGCTGCGAGACACCAATATTCCAGCGAGCGAACGGCAATATACCTACGAGCCGGTCACCTTCTTTGCTGACGGGCGTCGTGGATATGATATTGAGTATCTGCGCAAAGAAGAGTTAATTGCCGATGTATTGAAGCAATATGAGAGGTATCTATCGCTAAGCCATAGCCAGAACACTCATTTGATCAATACCACCCCAGAGCATCAACCCAGCAGCAGTTAA
- the hemB gene encoding porphobilinogen synthase, whose translation MHSNRPFPSTRMRRMRRDDFSRRLMRENALTASDLILPVFVLDGSNRVEDIASMPGVQRMSMDKLFAVAEEAVKLGIPALALFPVIEPQLKTLDAREAWNQRGLVPRTVEALKMRFPELGIITDVALDPYTTHGQDGIIDDNGYVLNDETIAALVKQAASHAAAGADIVAPSDMMDGRVAAIRAALDRDNHIHTRILAYSAKYASAFYGPFRDAVGSAGNLGKGNKYTYQMDPANSNEALHEVGLDLAEGADMVMVKPGMPYLDIVRRVKDEFAAPTFVYQVSGEYAMLKAAAQNGWLNEEAVVMESLLAFKRAGADAILTYYALDAARWLSK comes from the coding sequence ATGCACAGCAACCGCCCCTTCCCTAGCACCCGTATGCGCCGTATGCGCCGCGATGATTTTTCTCGCCGCCTAATGCGCGAAAACGCGCTGACTGCCAGCGATTTAATCTTGCCGGTGTTTGTGCTTGACGGCAGCAACCGCGTTGAAGACATCGCCTCGATGCCGGGCGTGCAGCGCATGAGTATGGACAAGCTGTTTGCCGTGGCAGAAGAAGCCGTTAAGCTGGGCATCCCTGCCTTGGCGCTGTTTCCGGTGATCGAACCGCAACTGAAAACACTCGATGCGCGCGAAGCGTGGAATCAACGTGGCTTGGTGCCGCGCACGGTGGAAGCGCTAAAAATGCGCTTTCCCGAGCTGGGCATCATTACCGACGTGGCGCTTGATCCGTACACCACGCATGGGCAAGACGGCATTATTGACGACAACGGCTATGTGCTGAACGACGAAACCATCGCCGCGCTGGTCAAACAAGCCGCCAGCCACGCCGCCGCTGGTGCCGATATAGTTGCGCCATCCGATATGATGGACGGCCGTGTCGCCGCGATCCGCGCCGCGCTCGATCGCGACAACCACATCCACACCCGCATCCTCGCCTACTCGGCCAAATACGCCAGCGCCTTTTACGGCCCATTCCGCGATGCGGTCGGCTCGGCCGGCAATCTAGGCAAAGGCAATAAATATACTTATCAAATGGATCCGGCCAATAGCAACGAAGCGCTGCACGAAGTTGGCCTCGATTTGGCCGAGGGCGCTGATATGGTAATGGTAAAACCGGGCATGCCTTACTTAGATATCGTACGCCGCGTGAAAGACGAATTTGCCGCACCGACTTTCGTCTATCAGGTATCCGGTGAATACGCGATGCTCAAAGCCGCAGCGCAAAACGGCTGGCTCAATGAAGAAGCAGTGGTGATGGAAAGCCTACTCGCGTTCAAACGTGCCGGTGCTGATGCGATTTTGACTTACTATGCGCTGGATGCTGCGCGCTGGCTCAGCAAATAA
- a CDS encoding protein N-lysine methyltransferase family protein → MSTPTLGYAIKHQHVAVAGGADLHVRSLLDKQQFYDPFGIAEAAGVSEACWSLFGQVWPSAQKMADLMQDYALGERRVLEIGCGLALASLVIHRRCGDITASDCHPLTETFLDENTLLNALPKLKYATGNWGRSNPDLGLFDLIIGSDVLYERDQPLALAEFIELHAAATCEVLIVDPNRGNRSAFNRQMSERGFTMGETILSAPLADGSAYRGRLLRYLRDEN, encoded by the coding sequence ATGTCTACCCCAACACTTGGCTATGCCATCAAACATCAGCACGTTGCCGTCGCCGGTGGCGCTGACCTGCACGTTCGCTCTTTACTCGATAAACAGCAGTTTTATGACCCATTCGGTATTGCCGAGGCTGCGGGCGTGTCGGAAGCGTGTTGGTCGCTGTTTGGCCAAGTCTGGCCATCGGCGCAAAAAATGGCTGATCTAATGCAGGACTACGCACTGGGCGAGCGACGCGTGTTGGAAATCGGCTGCGGCTTGGCGCTAGCCAGCCTGGTGATCCATCGCCGCTGCGGCGATATTACCGCCAGCGATTGCCACCCGCTGACTGAAACTTTCCTCGATGAAAACACGCTGTTGAATGCGTTGCCCAAGCTGAAATACGCCACCGGGAATTGGGGGCGTAGCAATCCTGATTTGGGCTTATTTGATCTGATCATCGGCAGCGATGTACTGTACGAGCGTGATCAGCCTTTGGCCTTGGCCGAATTCATCGAGCTGCACGCCGCAGCTACCTGTGAGGTACTGATTGTTGACCCCAATCGCGGCAACCGCAGTGCGTTCAATCGGCAGATGAGTGAGCGCGGATTTACGATGGGCGAGACCATACTCTCCGCACCGCTGGCCGACGGTTCTGCATACCGAGGCCGCTTACTGCGCTACTTGCGCGATGAAAACTAA
- a CDS encoding transporter substrate-binding domain-containing protein — translation MRLKTSRLFTLLFALFLLPAVWAKSGGITITLANGEWPPLQGQQLPDFGPASQVVTRALALRGIRVRYEFMPWRRALEESRKGNFAGTLLWSLNDDRKQHFWFSDAVYRSKTVLFYHHAKPVFWKNLPDLAGKKMGVTNGYSYGDEWEKLQREQVFLTDIGNTDEQNLAKLLSQRIDGFPCELLVCQHLIATHFPPITQKILLFQPRPVHSETMHVLFSKNRSNGQWLAEQFNLGLQELKRSGELRRLLPGLDH, via the coding sequence ATGCGATTGAAAACCAGCCGCCTTTTTACTCTACTTTTTGCGCTGTTCTTGCTGCCTGCGGTGTGGGCCAAGAGTGGTGGCATCACCATTACCTTGGCCAATGGTGAGTGGCCACCGTTACAGGGGCAGCAATTACCCGATTTTGGCCCAGCTAGCCAAGTCGTCACGCGTGCTTTGGCTTTACGCGGGATTCGAGTGCGCTATGAATTTATGCCATGGCGCCGAGCGCTCGAAGAAAGCCGCAAGGGTAACTTCGCGGGCACCTTGCTATGGTCGCTCAATGACGATAGAAAACAGCACTTTTGGTTTAGCGATGCGGTTTATCGCAGCAAGACTGTGCTGTTTTATCACCATGCAAAACCAGTTTTCTGGAAAAACCTACCCGATTTAGCGGGTAAAAAAATGGGCGTCACTAACGGTTATAGCTATGGTGACGAATGGGAAAAACTGCAGCGTGAGCAGGTGTTCCTCACCGATATCGGTAATACCGATGAGCAAAATCTCGCTAAATTACTCTCGCAGCGTATTGATGGTTTTCCCTGTGAGCTGCTGGTTTGCCAGCACTTGATCGCCACGCATTTCCCACCGATTACACAAAAAATATTATTGTTTCAGCCACGACCAGTTCACAGCGAAACCATGCATGTCCTGTTTAGTAAAAACCGCAGCAATGGCCAGTGGCTAGCCGAGCAATTTAATCTGGGCTTGCAAGAGCTGAAGCGCAGCGGTGAATTACGTCGCTTACTACCCGGTTTAGACCACTAA
- a CDS encoding MEKHLA domain-containing protein — protein sequence MPQLELVNLMCTSYRRLLGRDLVAPDLSVEQAAQWLQNEAPFCVLAHDGATDPCFIFANSTAQRCFEYAQDELIGLPSRLSAEAPNREERQQLLDAVSRQGYATGYRGLRIAKSGRRFWIEDVTVWNLIDEHGVCHGQAATYAQWRDA from the coding sequence ATGCCGCAACTCGAGCTAGTAAATCTAATGTGTACCAGTTATCGCCGTTTATTGGGGCGCGATTTGGTTGCCCCTGACTTAAGCGTAGAACAAGCCGCGCAATGGCTACAAAACGAGGCGCCTTTTTGTGTGCTGGCGCATGATGGCGCTACAGATCCGTGCTTTATTTTTGCTAATAGTACTGCACAGCGCTGCTTTGAATACGCGCAAGACGAGCTGATTGGTTTGCCTTCACGCTTGTCGGCCGAAGCGCCCAATCGGGAGGAACGCCAGCAATTACTTGATGCGGTCAGTCGCCAAGGGTATGCCACCGGTTATCGCGGCTTGCGCATTGCAAAGTCGGGGCGCCGTTTTTGGATTGAGGATGTGACGGTGTGGAATCTCATCGACGAGCATGGCGTTTGCCACGGACAAGCGGCGACTTATGCACAATGGCGCGATGCTTAG
- a CDS encoding EVE domain-containing protein produces MAYWLMKSEPDDVSIDDLAKRNTVGWYGVRNYQARNMMRDTQQIGDGVLFYHSSCAEPGIAGFAEVASSSYPDPTQFDPKSKYYDPKASLEKPRWMQVDVRFVRKTRLLPLAELRQYPELADMMVLQKGSRLSITPVTEAQWRFIQDLLAC; encoded by the coding sequence ATGGCCTATTGGTTAATGAAGTCAGAGCCCGATGACGTCTCGATCGACGATCTGGCCAAACGCAATACAGTAGGGTGGTATGGCGTTAGAAACTATCAAGCACGGAACATGATGCGAGATACCCAGCAGATTGGCGATGGGGTTTTATTTTATCATTCCTCGTGCGCCGAGCCTGGCATTGCTGGCTTTGCTGAAGTGGCCAGCAGCAGCTATCCCGATCCAACCCAGTTTGACCCGAAGTCAAAATATTACGACCCCAAAGCCAGCCTAGAAAAACCCCGCTGGATGCAAGTTGACGTACGCTTTGTACGCAAAACTCGGCTACTTCCGCTCGCCGAACTACGCCAATATCCGGAATTGGCCGACATGATGGTGCTGCAAAAAGGCTCGCGCCTGTCGATTACACCCGTAACCGAAGCGCAATGGCGATTTATTCAGGATTTATTGGCATGCTAG
- a CDS encoding sulfite exporter TauE/SafE family protein yields the protein MLAIVLACLGVGLIAGFLAGLLGVGGGLVIVPALLAVFHFANIEPGLHQHLALGTSLATIIVTGAASVRAHHAKSAVRWDIVGQITPGILLGTFAGAQIAGLISSKGLQWIFVVFAFLVAAQMLLDIKPKPTRQLPARHGLISIGALIGMLSSWVGIGGGSLSVPFMSACNVPVKTAIGTSSAIGIPIAIAGTIGYAYSGMGIANLPNCTFGYVYIPAFIAIVFASFPMAQFGAALAHRLPVAQLKKCFAALLVILASKMLMGLL from the coding sequence ATGCTAGCAATAGTTTTAGCGTGCTTGGGCGTGGGGCTAATCGCCGGATTTTTGGCGGGACTGCTGGGTGTTGGCGGCGGATTGGTCATCGTCCCTGCCCTATTGGCGGTGTTTCATTTTGCCAATATCGAGCCGGGACTCCATCAACATTTGGCGCTGGGTACAAGCTTGGCGACCATTATCGTCACTGGCGCAGCCAGCGTACGGGCACACCATGCCAAAAGCGCCGTGCGCTGGGATATTGTGGGGCAAATAACCCCGGGCATTTTGCTAGGTACTTTTGCTGGCGCGCAGATCGCAGGCTTGATTTCAAGCAAGGGCTTGCAATGGATTTTTGTCGTATTCGCCTTCCTCGTTGCGGCGCAAATGTTGCTCGATATCAAACCTAAACCCACGCGGCAATTGCCTGCGCGTCATGGACTGATCAGTATCGGCGCTTTGATCGGCATGCTGTCGAGCTGGGTGGGCATTGGCGGTGGGTCTTTATCGGTGCCCTTTATGAGCGCGTGCAATGTGCCGGTAAAAACGGCGATTGGTACTTCATCGGCAATTGGCATTCCAATTGCCATCGCCGGCACCATAGGCTATGCATATAGTGGCATGGGTATAGCTAATTTACCTAATTGTACGTTCGGTTATGTATATATACCCGCCTTTATTGCAATTGTTTTTGCCAGTTTTCCAATGGCACAATTTGGTGCCGCACTGGCCCACCGTTTACCCGTGGCGCAATTAAAAAAATGCTTTGCTGCACTATTAGTGATCTTGGCCAGCAAAATGCTGATGGGTTTGTTATGA
- a CDS encoding PliI family lysozyme inhibitor of I-type lysozyme, whose amino-acid sequence MLKRLAFCFAIYSISTLAAESRFVQQLPLPDNHSVIQVAEGDHEPRSIGSYSIRLYGGRNPDFPLDDFISGQIYPRDGQIERLLNTDADGDGHGEVVVVIRSAGSGGYLHADVFSWQQGQIKKILSLPDLPPKADVLTEVKRVVRKR is encoded by the coding sequence ATGCTAAAACGTCTCGCTTTTTGCTTTGCCATCTACTCGATCAGCACGCTAGCCGCCGAATCGCGCTTTGTACAACAACTGCCCTTACCCGACAATCACAGCGTAATCCAAGTTGCCGAAGGTGATCATGAGCCGCGTAGCATCGGCAGCTATAGCATACGTTTGTATGGTGGTCGCAACCCTGATTTCCCGCTCGACGATTTTATCAGCGGACAAATATACCCACGCGACGGCCAAATTGAGCGCTTGCTGAATACCGACGCCGATGGCGATGGCCATGGTGAAGTTGTGGTCGTGATTCGTAGCGCTGGCAGCGGTGGGTATCTGCATGCGGATGTGTTTAGCTGGCAGCAAGGGCAAATCAAAAAAATCTTATCGCTACCCGATCTGCCGCCCAAAGCCGACGTGCTTACCGAGGTAAAACGCGTTGTTCGCAAGCGATGA
- a CDS encoding EamA family transporter produces MNLAISSSYLVLIAIWSTTALSIKWGVTGVPFTFALMLRFVMAAALGALILRWKVGKLPRDPAHLRAYLIAGTATSLSMLCSFWAAQYIASGLIAVLYGLTPLVTGILAARWLASPLLRSEWCAIVVGLIGLAMIFGNNLSFSPSGIPGMGAILLGMALQAAAAVLLKRHTQQQSPLAVNSGALIVCAILCSSFWLLSGAPWPAHIPYQALAALIYLALIGSVVAFSLYYWLIQQCKPLNVALISLITPISSLLLGHWLNQEILYRHELIGTGLILLGLIIHTRLRKH; encoded by the coding sequence ATGAATCTGGCCATTAGCAGCAGCTATTTAGTATTAATTGCAATTTGGTCGACGACGGCGCTCAGCATTAAATGGGGCGTGACGGGCGTACCTTTTACCTTTGCCTTAATGCTGCGATTTGTGATGGCTGCGGCATTGGGCGCGCTGATTTTGCGCTGGAAAGTCGGCAAACTGCCGCGTGATCCTGCTCATCTTCGTGCTTATTTGATCGCCGGAACGGCGACCTCGCTATCGATGTTGTGCTCTTTTTGGGCTGCGCAGTACATCGCATCGGGATTGATTGCCGTGTTGTATGGCTTAACGCCATTGGTCACCGGTATCTTAGCCGCACGCTGGCTGGCTTCGCCTTTGCTGCGTAGCGAATGGTGCGCGATCGTAGTAGGCTTGATTGGGCTGGCGATGATCTTTGGCAATAATCTCAGCTTTAGTCCTAGCGGCATCCCGGGAATGGGTGCCATCTTACTGGGTATGGCGCTACAAGCGGCAGCTGCTGTTTTGCTCAAGCGGCATACCCAACAGCAATCGCCATTAGCCGTGAATTCTGGTGCGCTCATTGTGTGCGCTATTTTATGCAGCAGCTTTTGGTTGCTTTCTGGCGCGCCATGGCCAGCGCACATTCCCTACCAGGCACTGGCGGCATTAATTTATCTGGCGTTGATCGGCTCTGTGGTTGCGTTTAGTTTGTACTACTGGCTAATTCAGCAATGCAAACCGCTCAATGTCGCCTTAATCTCTCTAATAACCCCGATCAGCTCATTGTTGCTGGGGCATTGGCTGAATCAAGAAATACTATATCGGCACGAATTGATCGGCACTGGCTTGATTCTGTTGGGATTAATCATACACACTCGCTTACGCAAGCACTGA
- a CDS encoding PLP-dependent aminotransferase family protein, producing the protein MFAKRIERLKPSLVREILAAAQAPGVISFAGGLPAAETLYQPNLAQMQIPASIWQYGVSEGEATLRELVALRAQKLGLQCSADQVLILNGSQQGIDLVAKLWAEDGMSILCESPTYLAALQVFELFGAQFEASRDAMMAPQDVAHSAARFSYLIPTFQNPTGACYSTEQRVALAQAFDAKQMPVFEDDPYRDLAFDGAAPAPLVSHLKSVQWVYQGSFSKTLAPGLRLGYLIAHPDLIVSLTRLKQAADLHSNRLSQAIVAQVLQSGELDAHIETILPVYRAKRDHMHQLLTHYLADKATWEKPRGGLFFWLNLNQAQDTMALMRAGLEQGLAVMSGAPFCTTDHSGATLRLNFSHSNLTQIEAGVQRLAGLIK; encoded by the coding sequence ATGTTTGCCAAGCGAATCGAACGACTAAAACCCTCGCTCGTTAGAGAAATTCTAGCTGCTGCACAGGCGCCTGGGGTAATTTCTTTTGCGGGTGGTTTACCTGCGGCTGAAACACTGTATCAGCCCAATCTGGCGCAAATGCAAATCCCCGCCTCGATTTGGCAGTATGGTGTTTCAGAAGGTGAAGCCACTTTACGTGAGTTGGTTGCGCTACGTGCACAAAAGCTGGGTTTGCAGTGCTCGGCCGATCAGGTGTTGATTTTGAATGGCTCGCAACAGGGCATCGATTTGGTCGCTAAGTTGTGGGCGGAGGACGGGATGAGCATTTTATGCGAATCCCCTACGTATTTGGCGGCGCTGCAGGTGTTTGAATTATTCGGCGCTCAGTTTGAAGCAAGTCGTGATGCGATGATGGCGCCGCAGGATGTGGCACATAGCGCTGCACGTTTTAGTTATCTGATTCCCACTTTCCAAAACCCTACTGGCGCATGTTATAGCACCGAGCAACGCGTGGCCTTGGCGCAGGCCTTTGATGCCAAGCAGATGCCGGTATTCGAAGATGACCCTTATCGTGATCTGGCGTTTGATGGCGCCGCGCCAGCGCCATTGGTGTCGCATTTAAAATCAGTCCAATGGGTTTACCAAGGTTCATTCTCTAAAACCTTGGCGCCGGGTTTGCGCTTGGGTTATTTAATTGCGCATCCTGATTTAATCGTGTCATTAACACGGCTGAAGCAAGCGGCGGACTTGCATAGCAATCGATTGAGCCAAGCGATTGTGGCGCAAGTGTTGCAAAGCGGTGAGCTTGATGCGCATATTGAGACAATTTTGCCAGTGTACCGAGCCAAACGTGATCATATGCATCAATTATTGACGCATTATTTGGCTGATAAAGCGACATGGGAAAAGCCTCGGGGTGGCTTATTTTTCTGGTTAAACTTAAATCAAGCGCAAGACACCATGGCGCTAATGCGTGCAGGTTTGGAGCAGGGATTGGCGGTGATGTCGGGGGCGCCTTTTTGTACCACCGACCATTCAGGTGCAACGCTCAGGTTGAACTTCAGCCATAGCAATTTGACTCAAATTGAAGCTGGGGTGCAGCGTTTAGCGGGGCTGATCAAATAG
- a CDS encoding MarR family transcriptional regulator, whose amino-acid sequence MTVPTAHQSATHTEFELNCALELLFYGYKGFTAQPDAILAARGLARVHHRILYFVGRQGGLSVNQLLGKLGVTKQALNAPLRQLQEAGLITASPSEIDKRVKCLALTEEGIALEEKLSGAQRIILDRVFAECGSQAESGFKQVLGVLAKITQPERS is encoded by the coding sequence ATGACAGTCCCTACCGCTCATCAATCCGCGACTCACACTGAGTTTGAACTCAATTGCGCATTAGAATTGCTGTTTTATGGCTACAAAGGCTTTACCGCTCAACCCGACGCGATTCTGGCCGCGCGAGGTTTGGCACGAGTTCATCATCGCATTCTGTATTTTGTTGGGCGCCAAGGGGGATTATCGGTCAATCAATTATTGGGCAAACTCGGCGTCACCAAACAAGCGCTCAATGCCCCGCTGCGCCAATTACAAGAAGCAGGCCTAATCACAGCTAGCCCGTCCGAAATTGATAAACGAGTGAAGTGCCTGGCCTTAACTGAAGAGGGTATAGCGCTAGAAGAAAAGCTTTCTGGTGCTCAGCGCATCATACTAGATAGGGTATTTGCAGAGTGCGGCAGCCAAGCCGAATCGGGATTTAAGCAGGTTTTAGGCGTTCTAGCCAAAATCACCCAGCCTGAAAGATCATAA